The nucleotide sequence GGAGTTGGACATTTGTTTTATGATCCTCTGCACAACATTTATTGCCATATCTATAAAAACTTTACACTTTAAGTATGTTTTTAGTATTTATAATCATTAATAATCAGTATTTAGAATTTTACCCCTTTAGATGagtaatattttattatgtatttcaCTATTTTCTCACCTACACTAATGCTAAGATTGACCTGATACTGAAAATTTAAAGACACGTCAGGCAGAAATTCTCCACAGTCTCCATTTATCCCACATTTTCAGTCTAAACAGGTAGAGGAACATTGTGTGTTTCATCACTTGCCACACTGGTGGGTTTAGTACTTTtcataaaaatacacaaaagtaCTGATATTTATAGAGGTTTGTCTTTGTACTTCAGAAGTCATCACCTCATTTTTGTGATTCTGCGCTGCAGACAGCAAATCTTCTGCAAGATTGACATTTTGATCAAATGCACGGAAAGCATGAGTCATCAAAACATTGCGGGTTACCAGAATTGGCTTGAGATATTTTAGGGAGCTGAATATGAATAGACGATTGTTATTCTAACAGGAGACTGCGGaccagttcttttttttctttccccttagATTTGACAGAATTTGAAATAAAGCAGAACTGAATAGCACATACGCTAATGAGCTATGGAGTATAAATACAGTTTGTCTGCCTATCCCTTGGTAGTTCACCAGCACATATTCTCAGAATTAGCCAAGAACTTGCCCTGTAACTGTCAGTTTAATGCTAAAATCTCCCCTCTCCACATTTTAAAAGGTTCAACCCTCTTCTTGTCTATCATGCCTGTCTGTTCCTTTCATGTTTCCCATTTCATACCAGCCTAAATTTACACACTACGGGAAGAAGTGATATGTCTCCTTCACGGGACCACATTCCATTTATTTTCTCACAGGAATGCACACTGAGGAATTGCTTATGCTCCTGTCTATATATAAAGCAGAATGCAAGGCTGACCTCTGAAAGCGCCAGCTGTTCAGATACTCAGTCCTCAGTGATATAATGTTTGGCTAAAACTGAGATGAGCCCAGATTTAACTAATAATTCAAGTAATATCAGTCTTAAATGATAGTGTACCAAAATTTATATCCAAAGTATTGGCAAACAGAGCactaaaacaaagaaacaagaaaaataatccttatttgtGTTTCAAAAAATCGGGTTATGGGTTAGGGTTTCGTAGATCttagacatttttttaatctgtaatctatctatctatctttctTCATGTCACGTTCCgcgtggcagaccgtggggatgtggAGGAAaataggacccaaaatgcaggactctttGATGAaggcagtgcgtttatttacagtgatgtaacaatccaaacaacaataaatccccaGTGCGAGCCCGACTCCCGTTCCGTGTCTTCTCCCTACTCCCGTGCTCCGTGCTCTGTCTCCGTTCCTTGTGTACAGTCCGTCTGCTGCTTCCTTGTTTCCACAAATCCTCCTGGGGAAACACATACAAAGGTAGCCGTGAGTACCTTTCCATAACGGCAGACTGGCACTTACTTCGCACATTTACTGAGAACTGACGGAAAGTCACTGAACGATCCAGCGTCGAGGAGCTCTCAGCCACACTGCTttgtagctcccccgacgatgcttgatcagctgcaggtgtgtgatCATTTCCTTAGGTGTGGCCAGCCACCTGGCAGggcacacccaccaggcctgaagatGCCTGTAAACAGGTGCTCCCAGATACAcctgcatccacacacacacccacacataccTGCCAATACACAAGCATGGAACACAGGAACACCAGCAGTGCAGAAGACACAcacatcaaataataataataataataataataataataataataataataataatagtccacactgctcacggaccccgagtCCCCAGAACCGGGTCCCTGACACTTCATCCCTATCATCTTAATGACATCAATAATGACAGTGATTTCAGCCCAAAATTTAAAATTTGGATTAAGTGCTTAAGACCCTTAAGACCTGATATCACTGAATTTCAGTTCagctcttgtgtaatttggcatacctccaCATTTGTccagtttcccttccttaagaatggtttaaagacagccacccttccactgagaccatttctgatgaggttcTGGTTGAacagatggatcagctgaagggtcagatgcatctctcaggtcctgtgtcaggtctttgctggattttcctCCCCaattcttaaggacatgactttcagatactgttcatcttatgtgaatgtttttttaagcttgCCACTTCTTTTAACCTTCAATTTTTCCAGTTTCCTGAAACTTGTAAGGACACACTTCAAACCACTATATGCCAAGATTTTGGCTAATAGCTCCTTTTTAACACCTTCTTAGTGCTAAAAACTACTTCACTATTTACATAGtgaaaaaacagacattttctgtgttttaactGTTATTGTTACTTAATACACTCGACTAAATACTCTATTAGATTAGCACTCGGCTCATGGTCACATAGTATTGTCTTAATATGTGCTGGAAGTTCCGGTTTCACTATATGAACATGACCTACTTTGAAACGCACAGTTTATATACTGTGACCTGTATTTTTCCCGGGATGAAGCTGATGCAACTCCACCCCGCCCATATTTCATAATCAAGCATCTCCATTGGTCAGAGACTGCGAGTATGTCTGTTGTGATTGGTCCTCTTTGATGTCCGCTACTGATCTGAGCTCACATGTGGACTGAGAAAAAGGAAGCCACGTTGACACAAAAAactggtgttttttgttttttttctgacaccGGGAAAGGGCGGTCACGTCGACACTTTATATCCATCAACTCAGAAACATCAGTTGGAGCGACTGGATAAGGTATCTGAGCATGTTTAATATGTATCCGCCATGTTTCTCAACCATTTATGGGTGTAAATCTAGCTAAAAAAAAGTTAGCCGGGAAGGGAGCTCAACGGCTAGCTAATGGCTTTATCATTTCAATAAGGATAACGCTTCATAGATTAACGCCCCCTAATAGTTGCTAATTGGTTGTGTAAGTCTGTATTTAACACTGAAAACATGTGAAATCGTGGTTTACCTGGATTTGTACAGTGCAGACACAAACTCAGTGCCTTTAGCTCCGTGCACATTCAAGTAAAGGCTGAGAGTATTTGTATGATATAGGGCATTTAGATGGGTTTTATTTAGATGTAAATCAGTAACTGCACTCATATCCTGCTGGAGTCAGCCATGGGTGCTGGAAGAGTGTCAGATGAGTGTCTGGCCATCATTTGTTGTCTCTGGGCCAGCTCCAGGACGTTTTCTCTCTACTAGTCAGGCGTAAAATGTGAAAAGTCTGGTGGACTGAGatgacttttttccccccttccacTGTAGGACAGAAGTGCCACATCATGAGTGTTGGATTCATTGGAGCGGGCCAGCTGGCTCATGCACTGGTGAAGGGCTTCACTGCTGCAGGTGATATGAGTCTTTTAGCTCTTTTTCTCCACTTTGTCCATCTTTCTTGTGACTCTGGGCCTCAGTAAGGTCTTATTTTACAGCTGTTATTTATTCCTCTGCTTCCTCCTTTCACCAGGTGTGATCGCCACACACAGGATTACAGCGAGCTCCCCAGACACAGACCTGCCCACGGTATCGGGGCTGAGGGTGAGAAGTTTCCACATAGTTATTGTGATATCACCTGTCCTTCCCCACCTCTGCACGTCTTAACATCTGCAGTTTTCATGACAAGTACCCCTGtcgtttttcctcttttcctgtAGAAAATGGGAGTGAACCTGACAACAAGTAACAAAGAGGCCGTCAACAAGAGTGATGTGCTCTTTTTGGCTGTAAAGCCCCACATTATCCCCTTCGTTCTGGATGAGATTGGGCCAGACATCGAGGACCGTCATCTCATAGTGTCTTGTGCTGCAGGTGTTACCATAAGCTCCATAGAGAAGGTGAGCATTGCTCTCTTAGTTCAGTTCTTCAATTAAAGGGGCTGTACCGgcactaataaataaatataaaataaaatatgaataatgTTGCAAATCGGTCAAAGTATTTACAGCATGTTCTCTATGTGGATGATTGCATGTTTGTAATTTTCCTGGGAGTAAATTTAATAGAGAGACCATGATTTGAGTTAAGTTTGATAAAGTAGGTCTTTGTTGTACTTTGtaaggaggaaaaggaggaaatgTACACACTTAAATGCTCCAAATGTGTTTTACATCTCCTGACTTGTTTCTTGCATATCACTAAGTTAAATTAAGCTGCTCTGGTGTGATTTCAAACACGTCTCCTTTACTGACATCGCCTACATTTCCTATTAATTTTACAGAAGCTGCTTCAGTACCGCTCAGCTCCAAAAGTCATGAGGTGTATGACAAACACTCCAGTGGTGGTGAAAGAGGGAGCTACAGTGTATGCCACTGGGACACATGCAGAGGTAAAGAGGGATGAATCGCCTCATGTTTACTGTCAGAAAAATAAGATGTATGATCAGGTAGTgggatttcagttttattttaaccCCATTAACATACATTTTGTCACTGTGGCATTTTTATCAAGGTGGAGGATGGGAAATTACTGGAGCAGCTGATGGCCAGCGTAGGCTTCTGCACGGAAGTGGAGGAGGACCTCATTGATGCTGTCACCGGTCTGAGTGGCAGCGGACCTGCCTACGTAAGTCACTTCGGGGGTGGTTTTGTTTCCCGGAAGGATGACTGTAAAGTCTGATGGATCCAGGTTTTGGCTATTACAGTGAGGCCTGGCACAGATGAAATAATCTGAGTAATCCTTCATCCTAAAATAGACTACATTGGAGCCTGGTGCAGAATTCATTCATTAAAGAGGACCTGTTATGCTCATTTTCTATTCTAGCCCATTATGACTCTGCTAGAATAGGTTTTTGTGCGTAAAAATGTTTCAATGCCTCCAAAGAAGTTGTAGTCTTTCCCAAATAGAAAATCACCAGCAATCTGATAAACataaccctttttttttaaaagttattcttgttttatttgttcaagGTTAAATACATTATCTCCAGACAGCCAGTAGATTTCAGGTAACAGTGACATCTTGACTATATGTGGACATGTGATGCATATGTGGGGTGTGAGCCCCCCTAAGGACAAGCTTGAGCCAGGTAAAGGGGTTCAGTTAATTATTAATCAGTTATTCCCTTTAAACTGTGCTTTTATCTAAATCCTCAGTTCACCCACTGTCTGAAAGGAGCCGTTTTAGATCCCTCTTAGTTAAACAAAATCTGGTATTCTCATTTCCAGATCTCTATTTCTTTCTTATTGGACTCGTCCAAGTAGTAATAGGTATGCATGATGGAAATACAAAGTTTGTTTATCAGGCCCTCTGTACAGCTTCTGGGCTGAACTTTTGTAATCGGTATATAATCAGTATTTGATCAGTATCTTCAACCAGACAGCGTCGGCCGCTGTCCCAGACTGAAGACACAGGTGTACGATCATGTCAGTTTTTATCGCAATTTCAGTTATTTATCAGTACAGATGCTTAGAGATTTACACATTATACAGAGGGAGATGTTGCAACACTTTGAAAAGATGAGACTTCCtggaacaaaaaacaactttgaaaagagaaaaaatgtatttggtTCCAGGTCTGACTTCCTCCCCTTTTATACCACCAATGATGTCGAGATTTTGTACTATACTACAGCGAGTACTCGCACCCTCAGCACTGGTATTTATGATACAGAGCAACATCACTGTAAACataacactttttttaaaagtgtgttattgttttatttgctcGAGCTCCACTCCAGCTCCTCtgcaaccctgaactggataaggaGAAGAAAATTGATAGATGGGTAATAGATCCCCTTTACAATTTTGCAGCATCCTTCGTCTTACAGTGTGTCTTAAgaggaatttatttatttctttatcaaACCACCCTCTCTATTTTGCACTCAGAGCTACTGGGATTTATGTGGATTGATGCAGGAATGATCTGATACGCTGTATTTTTCGAAGACTGGTTGCTATTACTTCTGTTTATCTTCAGCTGTCAGGCTTCACAGCCTGGTCTGAAACTAATCATTAGCCTTTGATAAATTATTTAGTCTATAAGATGTCAAAAATAATGATGTGAAGCGTTCGATTCATGACAAGATGTTGAGAAAAGTAAGCACTTCTTCATAGATGTGAGGAGAAAATGTCTCTTTTTCTGATTAGGTTGATTCAAGAACACATTGTTTTGGCTTCGTACCTGCTAGTCACGACTGCGCTGACTGTTTAGAAACCCTTGCGTGTTCACTGTTTTTCAGTGACTGGTAATATTGTGCACATGGTCTCAAGCTTGAGGTCTAGATAAAGGAAAAAACATTGGCaggtgtgtatgtatatatccTGTCCATATAAAGGACCTTTcgtgtttgtgcttttgtggTATTTTTGGGCAGTTTTGTCATATCCTGTCCTTGGTAATTACCTGTAGTGCCACGAGTGGGTTTCCAAATTTCAGTCCTCTCTGCTTTCGAAAATGTCACATCAAATTTCGTGTGTAGCAGGCCGATGTAAGCACTGGTGGAGGAAATCAAGAGTAAATGTGTCTTTGACTGATGTCTGCATAGAATCTGAGCTTTAGCAGAGATCTTGTAAGAAAGCGGACTTGAAAAATCCTGACTTGAAatctttgcagattttttttttcttcttggacGATGGTGTTGGTGTTAGAAGTAAAACGTTCACGGGGAAAGAGGTGTTTAAAaacttttgtacatgttttgtatTAGATTTGAGTGTTGATTCTTTACAAGCAGTTTAATTCCAGTGATAAACAGAACATAAAAGCTTTAAAGTTACTTCCAAAATGAGTCACTAGGGGCGTTTAAAAAGGCATGCCTTTGGCACGACTTGCTTATAGTGGGACTCTGGCTTTGGGGAGGTATTTCTAAATACATTTGAAGGGCTCTgaggaatattttcttttttctgagcTAGCTGTTTAACAGCATATTGCAAAAACTAGTTCTGGGAGACCATTTAGTCTTCTGCCTCATACTGTACATATTTAGTGGAATGTAAAGAATAAAGGAGAAGCATAAGAAAACTG is from Pelmatolapia mariae isolate MD_Pm_ZW unplaced genomic scaffold, Pm_UMD_F_2 NODE_ptg000193l+_length_85116_cov_1, whole genome shotgun sequence and encodes:
- the LOC134622757 gene encoding pyrroline-5-carboxylate reductase 1, mitochondrial-like, whose translation is MSVGFIGAGQLAHALVKGFTAAGVIATHRITASSPDTDLPTVSGLRKMGVNLTTSNKEAVNKSDVLFLAVKPHIIPFVLDEIGPDIEDRHLIVSCAAGVTISSIEKKLLQYRSAPKVMRCMTNTPVVVKEGATVYATGTHAEVEDGKLLEQLMASVGFCTEVEEDLIDAVTGLSGSGPAYAFTALDALADGGVKMGLPRRLAVRLGAQALLGAAKMLLESEQHPGQLKDNVCSPGGATIHALHFLESGGFRSLLINAVEASCIRTRELQYLADQERISPAAIKKTTLDKVLQQPGVTVGGVANGNGKSGLSLFNNHGSGLKKKN